The following DNA comes from Rosa rugosa chromosome 5, drRosRugo1.1, whole genome shotgun sequence.
aattaagatttttttaGGTCTGAATTCTCAAATTAAGGCAATAGTAACTATAAGCAAAGCAAAAAGATAGAAATGACAGTAAGAACTATTAACCTTTCACCAGGGCGCAGACCCTCTGAAGTCAACTTCACTTCTTGTTTCGCATCCTTTTGGGTTGAAGTAGGAGCAGAGACAGATTTGGTTGAATTTAGAGTAGAGACAGACTTGGTTGAACTTAGTGCAGAGACAGACTTTTGAATTTGGGGTTCCTCTTCCTTGACAATGGTATCACTTAGTTGACTAATTGGATTTTTAGCACCCCCAAACTTTTGAAGCCATACTTGTTGTGCTGTGCTCAGTAAGTTATTTGTGAACCTATATTCACAAATTTGAAAGATGTAAGAGAACATAGGCAATACTATCACCCAAAAGGAAAGTTGCTAATGTCATCAAGATGGAGATTTATGATTCATGAAAGGACTGTTATTCAGAAGACAGAAATTCTTAACAACTGCTCACCAATAGAGACTTAGACCGGAAGGAACTGAAAGAGAAAAGTAACCAATCATCAAAGGAAGGAACTTGGTAATTGCTTGTGAACTCTTCATGTTTGGATCGCTAGTCTGAAAGTTACAGCATTTGTTAATAAAAGGAAAGGGTaaacataggaaaaaaaaaaaaaaggctcctAAGAATTCCCTAGAAGTGCTGGTTTAACCGGCCCAATTCAGATGAGGGAAAAGAAAAACCTGTGGCTGTGATGACTGCATAATTTGAACAGATATGTACTGCGAGGCAACCAGCAAAACGGGCAAGACAAGATATGCCAAGGTGTCTGACCATCCAAGGGGTGGATGACCATCCTGAAAAATTACAAGGTAGCCAAATATGATTACGAATTCCACAACTTACTTTTCACGAAAAATTTGTGAGGCTCATACAGAATGTACGTTACACAAAGTTGTTATGGGTGTGAGTTGTGAGCAATATATAAAAGTAAAGGAAGTGTTGAAGATGAAGACACACTACTCACTACAAAAGGGAAAAGCCAAGAGACTCCACTGCCACTACTTCGAGCAGCAATTGTTGTAGGACCGGCCAACGATGGTATCCAAAAGAAGCCTTCCGTAAGGAGCCCCTAGTAATAGAACATCAAACATCTTAAGTATCCATGAAACAGATTATAACCAAAAAAGAGTTCACAAACAACAAGCTGCTAAGAAACCAATGAAAACAAACACGAAGTCAGTAAGTACCTCATCTGCCACATTCGAAAGAGCCCTATACAGACCAATCCATATCGGTATCGTTGCAAGAGTAGGCAGGCATCCTAGCAACAAAACCACAACGATAAGctaaaaattcaaaatcggAAACACTTCAAAATCAATCCAACAAACAATTGTAATTGCACCTGCCAAGGGGTTTATGCCAGCCAATTTATACAACCGCGCAGTTTCGAGTTGAATTCTCTCCTGCAAGTACATAACTTGACCTCATAAACATCAATTCACCAATCCATAAAAGTAAATTAAAGAGAGTAAATGAACTGAAATTTGTACCTGATCCCCAGCGTAGCGTTCTTGTATGGCTTTTATCTGAGGCTGTAACGATCGCATAGCCATAGTAGACTCGACTTGCTTCTTCGTCAAAGGAAAGGTCGCAGCTTTAACGAGAACAGTCAACAGTATAATCGCGAAGCCATAAGAGTAAGGAACATGAACACTGGAGAGCCCATCCTTCAAAACCTTGAGCACGCTCTCGAGGTAATTCGTAATCCCGGAGAGCCAATCGTTGCCCTGCTTGCTGCTGCTTAGTTTCTCCGTCGCCGACTGAGCCGAGACCGCCGCGTCGGCCACCGTGTACAGCAAGCTCTCGGCTTTAGTGAGCAGCTCCTTGAGCACGGGCTCGGCGTCTTCCGGGTCGGGGAGGAGACCCGACCCGAGTCCGAGGCGGGCGACGGCGAGCGAGCCGCGGTAGGAGAAGCCGTAGTGGAGGTGGGTTCGAGGGAGGAGAGGGTTCCGGGGATTCGGAGCCGGGGCGAGGAGTGGGGAGGGTTGGAAGGATAATAAAGTAGCCATTTTTTGGAGGGATTGGGAATTGGGAATTGGGGAAATTGGAAACCCTAGAAGGAGGTTGAGGTTGAGGTTGGGTTCAGCAGCATCACTGTGACTTGCTTCCTGGGAATGAGGGAGGAGAAGTTTGGtgttttctcattttccaattttgctGGGACTACTGAAACCCAAAATATCTGTACAACGACGTGTCGTCTGGTTTGCTTCATGTGTCACTTGGTGTGTGTTGACTGTTGAGGATGAAGCCCaagtttcagagagagagaatctcaTAGGCCCATGGAATTTTGTTGTTCAAAATTAGTGGAGTGACTGTCCAGTAAACTAATGTATGTACAATATAATAGAAGTAGACTACATACATTAGGCAAGATTGATATCTTTGGTGTTCTTCTATTTATTACATAAGAGTTAACATTACTTGTGAGAGAACATTAG
Coding sequences within:
- the LOC133710090 gene encoding ALBINO3-like protein 1, chloroplastic → MATLLSFQPSPLLAPAPNPRNPLLPRTHLHYGFSYRGSLAVARLGLGSGLLPDPEDAEPVLKELLTKAESLLYTVADAAVSAQSATEKLSSSKQGNDWLSGITNYLESVLKVLKDGLSSVHVPYSYGFAIILLTVLVKAATFPLTKKQVESTMAMRSLQPQIKAIQERYAGDQERIQLETARLYKLAGINPLAGCLPTLATIPIWIGLYRALSNVADEGLLTEGFFWIPSLAGPTTIAARSSGSGVSWLFPFVDGHPPLGWSDTLAYLVLPVLLVASQYISVQIMQSSQPQTSDPNMKSSQAITKFLPLMIGYFSLSVPSGLSLYWFTNNLLSTAQQVWLQKFGGAKNPISQLSDTIVKEEEPQIQKSVSALSSTKSVSTLNSTKSVSAPTSTQKDAKQEVKLTSEGLRPGERFKMIKEQEARRKQQREEEKRKLEEAAAKGTQIANEIHGEARLLERENGVAVEVVKKREEVESQTTTHNSSRVGVPVNGDGSIQELKEDQNTVSALQMESSEVSTIPNDEHESLKSRENEKEAVKVQTSTTTVDKTVSGDGRE